The Anomaloglossus baeobatrachus isolate aAnoBae1 chromosome 4, aAnoBae1.hap1, whole genome shotgun sequence genome contains the following window.
CGTGAAATCCACGTGATGTCCTGATCTCTCCTGTGTGTTGGTCAATAATGAAGAGTGAAGGTTCTAAAGATTGTAAAAAGTAAGACAACCAGGCATTGTGTCCAGAGTCAGCGTCCACTGCCACCACCTTAGATACTAAGGAGCCTTGTTCAGAGGTCCAAGGAACCATCTCAAATGTGGAGCTATCAACCTCTGGTGATGGGTACAGAATGACTGGTGAATTATCATTCTGGTCTACTATACATATTCTTAGTGTTGTGCTGCTGTTCAGAGATGGAGATCCATTGTCTCTGGCAATGATTTGGATGTTAAATTCTTTGTGCTTCTCATAATCAAATGACCTCTGAGCATAAATTACTCCAGTTACTGGATTCATAGAAATATAAGAAGACAGATGATCGTCTCCATCATTTCTAGTTATAGAATATGTTATCTTTGCATTATCATTACTGTCCAGATCTCTTGCTTGAATACTAAATATTGAAGCTCCTGGTAAATTATTTTCTGGAATAAATGCAGTGTAACCTAATTTCTCGAACACGGGAGCATTGTCATTGACATCTGAGACATCAAGCCTAATAACGTTTCTAGAAATCATTTCTGGAGACCCTTTATCTGAGGCTTCTATTGTGATGTTGTAGGATGACAGTTTTTCTCTATCTAGGCTACCTTTTGTAACAATTTTATAAAACTTACTTGATGATGATATTAGTTCAAATGGTAAATTCCCTGTTATTATACATTGAACATCACCATTTTCTCCAGAGTCCCTATCTCGAACTTTGATCAGAGCTATAACAGTACCAGGAGGAGAATCCTCTGGAATAAGATCTGATGATGAGGTTATAGATATCTCAGGAGCATTGTCATTTTCATCTGTTACTTCTATTAAAACCTTGGCTTTGGTTACTAGACCTCCTCCATCTTTGGCTTGCACTGAAATTTCATACAACTTGGATAATTCATAATCTAAATACATTTTTGTTTTAATTTCTCCATTATATTGATTGATACTAAAAACCTGAAGAATATCACTTGCTGTGGTTCTAATAGAATAAGTGATCTGTGCATTGACTCCATCATCTTCATCACTTGCACTGACCTGCAGAATTGTAGAATTCACCGGTATATTTTCTCTGACACTTACTTTATATACATCCTGTGTAAATACTGGAGAATTATCATTGAAGTCAGTGATGATGATATTGATCAGGGCAGTGCCTGTCTGTACAGGATTTCCCCCATCAGAAGCTGTGAGAATGAGTTCATGCTtgttctgtgtctctcggtctagaGGTTTCTCTAGTATCAGCTCTGGAAATACACTGCCATCAGTGCTGACCTTCTCTCCAAGAGCAAAATACTGGTTCTCACTGAGTCTGTAGCTGATCAGAGAATTAACACCGACATCAAGATCTTCTGCTTCTTGTAAAAGAAATCTCCTTCCTGGGGAGGATGATTCACTCATTTCTATTCTAATTGTATCAAGAATAAATGTAGGAGGATTATCATTTATATCCTGAATATCAATCTTTATACTGAAGACATTgaatggattttccaccacagcatCAAATGTAAGGACACAATCAGCTGCAGCTCTGCACAATATCTCCCTGTCTATCCTATCAGCAATGTACAGGTTTCCATTATCCAGGTTTATACTGATATATTGCTCAGACACATCAGACACAATATGTAATTTCCTTCTGGAGAGATCCTTAACATCCAATTCAAGATCCTTTGCTAAATTCCCTACAATAGAACCTTTTCTTAATTCTTCATTAATGGAATAATGAATCTGACCAGAGACTGAATGACACAGCCAGGAGAATAAGAAGGGAAATATTACTTGCCATCTGAGTCCTTGCACTGATTGTCCATCCTGCAGTTTTAATCCAGCCATCCTTCTTGTTATATTTATAATCCAGCAGAATTAAAAGCAGAAAATAATCTGTCTTCTCTATGAGTCCTGCGCCCGGCACATCCCAGTGTGAAAtgctgtgtatttcttcttgcagttGAACACTGTCTGCATCATGGAGGCGATTCTGGATTTGCAGAATATTTTCTTTATTGGTGAACAGCAGCGCTCTGAGGCCAATGTGGGGAACTGCGGCGTCAGTGACTGGTTCATTCTTGGCAAATGCATCTTAGATTTTGTGTATAGGAATTTATAAAAAGTGTCCATATTATTGAAAGACTTTTATAGTAAATGCGATTGCTACTTTAGAAGTAAATAATTTTTCACAAGtaacataaaaaaacaaatattGGTACAAGAaataaagtagaaaagtggtataaTGCAATTATTTCTATACTGATATTAAACTAATAATAGTAGCTAGAGATTAGATACAcaaggcttattttgactttttactAATCTTTATCTCataatattatttaaataaatgttgcTTTTCAATGTCTCCATATTAGGCAGATGTGAATCATAACTAATGTTAAACACTTAGACTGTGTTCAACTTAAACTTTTAATGATTAAAAAGTCAACATATACCTTAAATCATACATGCAACTTCTAAGCACCAGCAAAATGACCAGGTATTGCTCAATGATTACTAGGAAAGTCATGACATTAGTAtaaggtcccatcaaagaaaggtcaccgctGCCGCAGTTGATGGGCACACAAGAATTAGCCAATTTCTGAGctaagaaccttcatttttctaagtatattctatatagcctTAATTCAGTTTACATttctatattctatgtttgcatatgtcttggtgCTTACAGACCGCTGCTGTATACTTTTGTTTGGTTTCAATTAACATATGTTTGAGAAAATTAAATAGTAATACAGTTTATCTCCTAAAGTTGCTTAGGTTATGCTTAGTAGAGGACATGTTCAGTCTCAACTTGTAAGAATTCAGGCGGGCAGAAAAAGCTGCACAGAAATTTCCAGTTGAATGTTAATTGGGTGCTGAAAACCCAATCACATAAATGAGATGGGGATTATTGGCTGATTTTCATGAGTTTGGATGCACAAACATCAATGTCAAATCCcacacatgtgaatgaggcctcatCCAACAGCTTTCTCCTCCTGGGCACACACCAGTCTCTATAAATTGTATGTCCAGCCCTGGAAGATCTATCTACAGCTTCCAGCATTTTTCTCAATGACAAGCAACTCATATCTCTCTTTTCATTAGAGTATGATGCTTCATATCTTTCTGAAAACTTTCTTAAGATTATTTGGAAATAAAGTTGATAGATAACAACCTTTATCTCAGATAATGATCTTTCTGTATAACAATAACACAACAAATCTTACAATACTAAACTACTCATTACCATATATTTTCATTTATCCATCAGATGCCGATAAACTTTTGCTGTTATACCTCCTTCTCCTCAACTGTATACCTTACTGTATCGGTGACTATGCTGATGATGAAGATGTAATTGGCACTATATCCCTGATCAATAGTTCTCATAATGCAGGTGATATTTAGCATAGCATAGCATTGTAGTTTCTCCAAGTGGCTCATGTCTAAATTCAGTCTATAATTGGCATCTGGTAGACTGAATATAGCAATTAAATCACAGGAATGACCCCAATACTTGCAAATATAAATTTGAGTTACATAAGTCCACCTTATCTTAATAAGAATTTGAATGATGCCTTGTACAATACAATAGTACTAAAATAATCATGAGTTTCTGTAATGCTCATTGGTAGGTACAAAATACTACTACTAAATAAATATGGTGTACCCTACATCTGATTTATTTTAGATGAAATACTATTTCACATATCTGATCAGTTGGAAAAATGGTGGACTTTCTCTAATTTGATGGACTTTCTCTAATTCCAAAAAGGCAGTGACATTatgattagggatgagcaaacctgaggtacgGAGCACGTACCCAACACAGACGCTATGAAAAAAAcacagtttgggtgctttacgttggCAAACCATTCACGTGAGCATCACTGTGCCCCAATACACTCAATGCTTAGCCAAGTGCAAGCCTCTCGCAGTGTTATAATTGCtctcactggaggtaacaacagcatgatcagtatTAGTGTGGACCAAACAAAAACAAATGGAGAAACCCTTCCCACGCacacctggaagtgatctgtttatggctggctgcatgtgaatagAGACTCGAACTGCTCTaatagtgactttcattggggatcaggtcaaatccaggtcccaaactgaacttcatCTAAAGTCTGTCTGAAGCCGCCAAATTGAACTTCAACGAGTCCTGTCATCTCTAATTATGGATAATATTGCATGAAGAATCTCCGCTAATTATAAGCACCAACAATGATCAATTTACTTCACAGAAGACACTTGCCACGCTTATTATCTTCATTATTAGGCACTTACAGATGTAGCAAAGTTTACCTTAAGATTTCATAGTACTGGGATACCACAGgagaaaaaaagttttatttgacacAGAATATGACATCGCTTAATGGCTCGTGCAATGTTAACTTAGTCCTAACCTTAATGTCAATCTCAATGTTAACTTAACTTTAGACTCTCATGTGAGATAACCTTCTGTGAAAGATGTCAAGATTGTGCAGATAAGTCAAGCTAATCTTTGCTACATCTGTATTTAATAGGTTTCTCATATCAACAAAGCTTTTCTAATGTCACACCAATTATcccgtttttttccccatagagcaGAATTTATGACACACTGCTAACATTGACATGAGGCCCCACTCTAACAAAATCAGAAGGAatgataacacaggtctgcaatggtaaaattgtttgaaaaggaagaggtgatttttatatactttggATCAcagaactcagtaaaaatatataATAGAAAATAAATCCATCAATTACAGTTGTTTCACAAATACTAACTCCATAGGTTTTTTCTTGCACTATACTTTGATCCCTTTGTGTGACCTTTGGTGGATGCTTTTGGTGTGTCATAATTTACTCCACTACTTTTGATACCTTTGCATAATTAAGAAACATTATGGAAGTTATAAAAGTGTATTATGCGTACTTTGGTATAAAATTAGATGATCAGTACAAGTCGTGGGCCACACATGTATTCTGTTCTGTTTGTGTATAAGATCGACAATAGTGATCAAAAAGGAAGAAAGCGAGCTTTCATTTTGGTGTGCCTATGATCTGGAAGAAACCATAAAATCATAGAGATGACTGCTATATTTGTATGTGCAACATGGAGGGATTCAACCTTAAAAGTAAGAAGGAGATTGTATACCCAGGTCAGTGCCTCATGGTCCAGGAATACCTGTCCATTCACCTGTGGAGAAACTTGAAGATAAGCCTGATTCAGAAGATTCAGAACATGAACATGAGGATTCTGACAAAGACTTTCATACTAGTCCCAATGAGCTATCACTTTTCTCACAGTTCAAATTAAATGACTTAGTCAGGGACTTGGACTTTACTAAACattctgcagaatattctgcagaacttttaggcTCTAGGCTAAAGGAAAAGAACCTGCCAGCTCCAGGtacctgtttttcatggtacagaacCAGAGAGAATCCCAAACTTTTCTCAAGATGGTGATGTtatgtattgcagtgatgttcctgggctgatggaaaaatttaGCATTGAGTACAATGAGAGTGAGTGGAGATTCTCTATTGAGTCatccaaaaaagtctgaaagctgttctactgcacaatggcagcaagtatgcttcagtgttacggggggctgtctgataataaccgaaaggagtatcagacagtcagggtccaccgtgcaaagactttgctgcagactatggcagagtgcgatacctctgttaactcacagaaggatataataagaaagtaaagcaattcctcccttacttggagggtgtgtggaatgatctctgttaataatcacagagacaaaggcaatgtgtgcgaaatggcacctacctaggtccgctcttctagtggtgcaaaagagacgaacagcagcgtaagccgcacaaagctcctacctgcgttcgctccactagtgtgcgaggacacgaaccactagatatggcacctgcctaggtccgctcttctagtggtgcaaaagagacgaacagcagcgtaagccgcacaaagctcctacctctgttcgctcccctagtgtgcgaggatacgaacaactgccagacgcagtataaggaacgttaccctagcggcaacgtccacctacgagtacaatcacaaggcccagccagaccatgtgcctcaggcacctgcctatgtccgctcccctaagaggtaaggatacggacagcagccgaagctgtaaggtataagaacgctaccctgccggtagcgctcacctagcatagacagaggaatgcctagaggaacgcgcacagagcgtctactcatatgcatgaaccaagaggactgagcaccatgcggcgtgtgtcagggtcttatatagactctgtgcctcatccaagatggaggacaccagagccaatccgcttccagaacgacaggagtgacgtcatgctggcctatcaccgagcaagacgtcacaagcacatgaccagcgaccaatcggcatagaaggtgtcagagacatgtgacctcgtgtcagcgatgatgtcacccgcacatgtgcaatggctccaagattggacttagtctccggcgctcgcacatgtgcagtagcaagaaatctggacttagtctccagcgctcgcacatgtgcagtagcaagaaatcttgacttagtctccagcgctcgcacatgtgcagtagcaagaaatctggacatagtctccagtgctcgcagcaaccgtaacagtacctccccctcaagggcccccctcccggcgacgcagataatcggcaactaagtcgggagcatggacagcctcctcaggctcccaagagcgatgttccgggccatagccctcccaatctatcaagaagaacctgcgccctctaaccatcttagaaccaactatggctcgtacctcatagctagagcgagaggaatcagaggcaggagagtgcacttcacgagcgtgaggtaaaatagccggctttagcagtgagacatggaatttgtcatgaatcctaagatggacaggtaacttcaattgatagactacaggatttacctgtcgaagaacctcataaggacccaggaagcgaggagcaaatttgacagagctcactctaagtctcacgtgttttgcagagagccacacaaagtcccctggagaaaagacaggagccgggcgacgaaaccgatcggacaccgtcttcatacggtccttagctgcttggatcgactcttgagtccgatcccaaacctctctggcattagttgcccagtcggccacaagaggaggaggtgcagcagcgggaaacggtaccggtaccctagggtgttgcccattattgagtacgaacggtgtctgcccagtggcttcagccagcgaattgttaagggcaaattctgcccagggtaggagggaggaccagttatcgtggttctcagcaacaaagtgtcgaaggtatataatcatagattgattggtacgttcaaccaaaccattagtctccggatggtatgccgaagagagattcaactcaatttgcagaaggctacaaagatctcgccagaaacgggaagtaaattgcgggcctctatcacaaatgatacgatctggcatcccgtgaagcctaaagacatgcttgaggaatagtttggctagtaccctggaagatgggattctcgataacggtacgagatgaaccatccgggagaaatggtccgtaatgacccacacaaatctatgtccctgtgaacatggaagatcacccacaaagtccatgcctaccacctcccatggtctatctggcactggtaaaggatgcaagagcccagccggtctctgccgtaatggacggttgcgagcacacgagtagcaggaaccgacatatctcttgacgtggctggctaagtgtggccaccaataccacctctccagtaactctcgtgtccgcctaataccaaaatgcccacccacctttgaggtgtgggcccatgacagtatatcattctgtcgatcaggcggaacaaatgtcttgcccggtgggatttggtctaacgtcacaggggagagcgtatgaaaaaccctggagggaaggataagacgaggttcgtcaatctcttcctgggtagaaagcatagagcgagacagggcgtctgccttgttattcttactcccagacaaatagttgatggagaagtgaaagcgggagaaaaacaaggaccagcgggcttggcgaggattcagacgctgagcagtttgtaagtacgtcagattcttatggtctgtatagacctggaaaggatgtttcgctccttccagcaagtgacgccactcctccaaggctaatctcaaggcgagcagttccctatccccaatggtatagtttctctctgccggtgaaaaggttttagcaaagaagaaacacggcctttttctacctgcaccgttcttttgatacaagaccgcaccagcacccactgaagaggcatcaacctctaagaggaagggcttactctcatcgggtctttgaagaacgggagcagttgaaaagtgtctttttactgcctcaaaagcctgagatgtctcagtagaccaggctttgggattagcacctttcttagtcaaggccaccaaaggggccaccaaagtagaaaaatggggtatgaactgcctgtaataatttataaatcctaagaagcgttgcaccgccttcaaggaatgaggttcggaccattgcaggacagcagagagcttcgcaggatccatggccagaccctcttgtgagataatgtaacccaaaaaaggcaatgaggactgctcgaatacacatttctcgagtttagcaaacaatgagtgctcccttaaacgggaaaggacacgaacgacatcctgacgatgagtctccagatcaggagaaaaaatcaggatgtcgtccagatacaccactactgaggataacagtaaatccctgaacacatcatttacgaagtcctgaaatactgcgggtgcattacataacccaaaaggcatgacgaggtattcatagtgaccgtctcgggtgttaaaagcggtcttccattcgtcaccctctcgaattcgtaccaagttatacgcaccccgcagatccaacttcgtaaaaacttgagctcctctcagtctgtcaaagagctccgaaattaaaggtaatgggtatttgttctttattgtgattgcgttgagacccctgtaatctatgcagggacgcaaatcaccctctttcttccgaacaaagaaaaacccagctcccgcgggagagacagacttacgaatgaaccccttctctaagctctctcttatataggtcgacatggcctccgactcaggtatcgacagggggtaaaccctgcctttaggtggaaccgaacctgggataaggtctatggcacagtcatacggcctatggggtggaagaacctcagcaccctgtttggagaacacgtcagcgaaatccaaatagggtgtaggtatgggagagagatcagttgatgcaactgcaatgaccttaggtggtaagggaagacatcgggactgacatttcgaaccccaactaataatgctgtcagactcccagtcaatgtgaggagcatgagtccgaagccatggaagacccagaaggacgtcgtctataccctcaggcaaaacaagaaaagaaatctcctctatgtgaccctgagacagggaaaggcgcaagggaactgtcctcaatgtaatggagtcagacaacatagttccattaacaacacggacaggaataggcgcctctaacatgatagagggaatattgtgtccctttacaaatcctgaggacacaaaaatcccgtcagctccggaatccacaaaagccataataggccatgtattctcagataacgagagctgacctgggatacaacacttagagggtgcagaagacgtctctagtaacccccctctaatggttactaggccagggagtttccctgacgactaggacacttgttggcatagtgcccagcctgacgacatacgtaacatataggaggaccagacttgcgtagtctggagaacgtatgacctaactccataggagtgggagatgtttcagatgctgaggaagatgatagtggaccctcaacaactggaatagcccgatgcttagggcgtgaggaagagacctcgagtctacgttccttatggcgtacatcgatcctcgttgctactgtgatcaagtcctccagagaagcagggacttcacgagtagcaagggcatccttgacatagccagccaaccctctccagaagataggaatcaacaccttctctggccaatctagttctgccaccagagttctaaaagcaatggcataagaactagtggataacgaaccctgagatagatctaacagtctcagggccgcatcatgggtaacctgcggacccatgaataccgccttaagagcatcaagaaagtcttgatgtctcagagtaaccacatcagagcgctcccataggggagtcgcccattttaaggctttgtcctgaagtaaggagatgataaagcctactctggacctctccgtagagaagcgagaagagttaacctctaggtgtatctgacactgactaatgaaaccacgacatgatctggcatcgccagaatatctgtttggtagagcaagtcgaggatcatgtgcagatgtcaccatggtctgaggtttatcctctatactcttgagccgtgactcaagtacttgtatgtaacggtgtaactgctgatattctgccataactgccagacccttggctcagtcctaatgttacggggggctgtctgataataaccgaaaggagtatcagacagtcagggtccaccgtgcaaagactttgctgcagactatggcagagtgcgatacctctgttaactcacagaaggatataataagaaagtaaagcaattcctcccttacttggagggtgtgtggaatgatctctgttaataatcacagagacaaaggcaatgtgtgcgaaatggcacctacctaggtccgctcttctagtggtgcaaaagagacgaacagcagcgtaagccgcacaaagctcctacctgcgttcgctccactagtgtgcgaggacacgaacca
Protein-coding sequences here:
- the LOC142302310 gene encoding protocadherin gamma-B2-like, with amino-acid sequence MAGLKLQDGQSVQGLRWQVIFPFLFSWLCHSVSGQIHYSINEELRKGSIVGNLAKDLELDVKDLSRRKLHIVSDVSEQYISINLDNGNLYIADRIDREILCRAAADCVLTFDAVVENPFNVFSIKIDIQDINDNPPTFILDTIRIEMSESSSPGRRFLLQEAEDLDVGVNSLISYRLSENQYFALGEKVSTDGSVFPELILEKPLDRETQNKHELILTASDGGNPVQTGTALINIIITDFNDNSPVFTQDVYKVSVRENIPVNSTILQVSASDEDDGVNAQITYSIRTTASDILQVFSINQYNGEIKTKMYLDYELSKLYEISVQAKDGGGLVTKAKVLIEVTDENDNAPEISITSSSDLIPEDSPPGTVIALIKVRDRDSGENGDVQCIITGNLPFELISSSSKFYKIVTKGSLDREKLSSYNITIEASDKGSPEMISRNVIRLDVSDVNDNAPVFEKLGYTAFIPENNLPGASIFSIQARDLDSNDNAKITYSITRNDGDDHLSSYISMNPVTGVIYAQRSFDYEKHKEFNIQIIARDNGSPSLNSSTTLRICIVDQNDNSPVILYPSPEVDSSTFEMVPWTSEQGSLVSKVVAVDADSGHNAWLSYFLQSLEPSLFIIDQHTGEIRTSRGFHEKDIMKHGIVIVVKDNGIPTRSASVTLTMVIADHFHQVLPELSSQSNKEESQSNLQLYLVIALALISFFFMLTVIIAVVSKYKESKSTSFGCLSTSLYPQVDPRFISQFSSGTLPLPYSYDVCVTLDPSEREFPFLKPPHNVPVDSLIDADDSGIGNETLKNSSPADNLILQNQLVNTSSCSFAPMAQFNPRSSAGSTLCRSERGSNNESLVVEYAINSDLLLISDSSHFTPSRPMMYIIYVIGRVPCFDAGLLALPSHVGYSDLGNSDPPADVKQLNPGVNL